TTGGAGACCTCCCTCTCACACTTTTTGTTAGATTCGGATATATTAATGTTGGCACCTTTTATCTGTCACCAATGGTTCTTTGAATTCTAGCTAGTTATTGTCATTTGTTCTATGTTGTTTCATGTTTTGTGCATAGAAAATGAACAGATATATACTCATTGACAGAAAGGAAAGACAAACATAAAAGAATAAGTGAGTGGAAAGATGATAAGTCCATTAACGATGATGTTAGGTCAAATGGGACTATCGAACATTGCTTTCAGCATGTCAATTTTCTAAAGTTGCATTTCGTTATCTGAAAAGTGTCTCCCATTAAGAAAAACATAGTCAAACACACTCCACTTCCAACTTGGTGCCCACAATAGTACGTACCATACATTATATGTAGGGAAAATGAAAAGATTCTTTATTTCGAGGTTATAgcatataaaaatagtaaacaaGTATTGTATTCTTAACACTTCTCTTTACTTGTCGGCCCGAATCTATTTCAATGAGTGAGCCATGTTAATTTGAAACTTGtacataacattactcattcggaagaatataaataaatcatatagAGTGTGGACTTCACTATATTTAGTGATAAGTTTCTCTCGGTTCTCTCTGTTTAGTTCTCTATGAAATCAAAatgtataagtatatatatttgaatcaaAACTCCATCCAATGGGTATGATGGAATATCGAAGTCTCGTCTATGGTTTCATGAGTTGAATAGTTAATTTGTTATGTGCATGCATGCGGCCCTTGAATCACGCTGATATTGATTATAATCAATTAATGTTAATCATCGATTTGCCTACTGAAAAAAACATTGATTTGaataatttgaaaaggttaaatATGAGTAGATGATGGGGGCCGGATCGAGTTTGTCATCTGAGAATCTTATGTACTGAAccatttaatttttgaaatgcAATTTGATTTGCCAATATAATAATTGTTTTGTAAAGGCCCTCAGCGAATGGAAACAGACATAAAGGAAAGTGACAATGCCGAAATGTTggtatcattatttttaaaggaCATGACATTTTCCCCCCGGCCCGTTTTTGGGCTTTTTGGAATTCATGATATTTTCTTTATGAAAGCCACGCTACCGGCCccagagcgagagagagagagagagagagagacgttcAGAGCTTTAGTAAGTAGTAGAGTAGCAGACACATGCACGCATGCAAGGTCATCCACCCCTGAAAAGCATACATAGGCTATAATTGATTTTTCATAGTTGATCACCACCTTCCTTCAATTCTTCATGGTGCTCATCAAGATTCTAGGGGATCGAGCATTTACTTTTCTGGATGCATGTTGATTAATTAGCAGGAATTCTTCATGTTGGCCATCATGATTCATGAACTGATCAACATTTTGATTGCTTTTGAATCAAGTGTCAAGTAATTTTTATACATGCACGGGACAAGCTACTGGGATTGAagtctaatatttttttacagccagttttaataaagagaaataatagttgCAGTCGTGAGTTTATAAGTATtatgtaatcatttttaaaaaaatgaataaatatcagacctacatgaaaaaatattaatattttaataataaatatcattttttattaaaataaatgtactACGCTTGCACATTCtacaattatatttaatattactttttaataaaatagcatAAAAACTCGATAAATTTctgtttttaataatttaaaaaaacactcgaaattcttattattttgaGTCGAGTTTGGGGCACCGTTGTTTGTTATACTTGCACCAATCATAGGTTAGGACAAAAAATGGGGCTTTCTATGTGGGATGAAACCCGAAAGCCTAAGATTTTCTGGGCCTCAAGTAATATACCCAAGAAAAACAAGTATCGATTTCACTGGGCTTCTATAACGAAGGTTTCCTCGGCCTATTCCAGACAGGacattcttatttttattttgcccTTTATGGAATCAGAACAagatttaaaaaactaaaatctatAGTTAGAGCATTTTTATATGAAagattctacttatcatccttatatattatatattacattttattttttaatatttaatttttttatcttaccaaatatgtggtgtatagataatgaatataataatttaattaatttaagaagaataaaaccaaaacatatttttaaaaaaataaattaagactGGTATGTAGTGTGTGAGAATGATAGTAGCAAAACCATtcttatatatacacatatataagcCTACAACATTCTTAGAATTGAAAATTCTGCCTCTAAAACTCCAAAATCCAAATCCAtagctcttttttttctttttaatgaagagaaaatggcTGGTTTAACTGTCAATATATTTATAGatgatattaaatattatatggtTTCTTGGATATGTCTATCGAAATTTTTGATGCAAATCCAAACTGATATAGGGTATCTAGATCCAGATTTTACGTTAATTGAATTGaaatactatattaaaaaatgaaccTGTATAAATATAGAAGGAAAAACTTAATATATTCTTTGGACTAAAggcaatattagttatttttcatcaaatcatatatttatgctcatttttactttgttaaaaaatatttggtttcaagttttggaagtgattctaatttcaattttggccaaatttttttgtaagattcttgtttatttatatatttatttctcatacaataatttagatttttcaaaaaaaatggattaatcattataatcttGAATTTTACTATTAACCAATATTATtcatagttgttttatttgtattttgggTGAATTTCTTGTCTTTTCTGTGTTGATCATCTGTTGAAATTTGCTGTCATAAttaatctctatttttttcgGCGTCAGTTGGCATCACAGTTTCAACATCATTACTGGGATGATATCTCTCATCAGTTTCCATGGCTAGTGGGCGTGTTTGTAGTTGTCGTGGGTAGGTTTTGAACGAGGAAATCCCGCACTGTGATCGTAGTGTTTAAGATGTGATGATGGATGATTTGTAGAGACAAGTTGCAAAGTTAACTTGATGTCGAACAGCGCAAGATATTAGTAATCGTAAGATGGAAGATCACAATTTTGATTCTAGTTTTAATAATTCGTATCACAAGTGTGCTCTATTTTGGAAGTATCATGATAAGGAGGAGCGTCATGGGGATCTCGGTTTTAGACTTGATTTATCAGAATTTTCTAGTACTCTTTAGGCTTAAGGTtttgttgaattattgcatGAGGTTGAATGGATTTGCTACTCTAAGAAAGAACAGTTTAAGAACAGTTTGAAGATGAATATTCTTTCATAGGGTGAAACTCTATACTAATTTATGATACTTATCCTGATGAAGATAACCTAGCGGTGCTAGTGGATGAggtaattatatttattgaaaacatagaaaatttagaaaaagaatatGCTGATGAAGTTTTGAAGTATGAAGATAAGGAAACAATTTTGTAGACAATTAACTATATCGATTTTCTTGgagttgatgattttttttcaaattctcctatgtgtatgtatatatatatatatatttatatatatatatatatatatatatattttgaatttgatatgTGAGAATGAAACTTAATTTTGGAGTATAAgatgttcaatattattttatttcgagcAGATcaaatcaactttaattttttttatgatcatCGGGATGATAcaacaaaaggaagaaagaTTGGTCTAATTAAACATTCAAAAGATCGAGTCAAGAAGGTTTAGAATTCGAGGGCTAATTTTTTCCAACCTGGTGAGAATGGTGCAAACCTAAATTGATATGGGATATCAGTTATTTCTCCCCAAATCACTTCAAAGTaatatcagttatttttctccaaatcatatatatttacgatattagttattttcgctcaaatcatatatttatgcttattCTTGCTTCAGTAGTAAATATTTGATTTCAAGTTTAGAAGTAattctgattttgattttgacaaAATTTTTAGTATGATTAAAggcaatattagttattttccatcaaatcatatatttatactcatttttactttattagtaaatatttggtttcaagttttggaagtgattctaatttcgattttggccaaattttttgtaagattcttgtttatttatgtatttatttttcatacaataatttagatttttcaaaacaataaaagtcattataattttgaattttactattaatcaatattattcaGAGTTGTTTTATCTATATTTTGAGTGAATCTCTTGTCCTCTCTGTACTGATCTTTTGTTGGAATTAATTGTCATAATTAATCTCTATTTTGTCCAGCGTCAGTTGGCATCACAGTTTCAACATATTTCTTGGAGTGATATCTCATCAATTTCCATGGCTAGTGGGCGTGGTTGTGGTTATCATGGGTAGGTTTTGAACGAGGAAGTCCTGCACTTTGATGTAGCATTTAAGATGTGATGATTGAGGGTTTTTAAAGACAGGTTGCAGAGTTAACCTGACGTCAAACAACATAAGATATTGGTGATTGTGAGATAGAAGATCACGATTTCGATTCTAGTTTTAAGAATCCGTATCACAAGCGTGCTCTATTTTGAGAGTATCATGATAAGAAGGAGCGCCATGGGGATCTCGATTTTAGAGTtgatttatcataattttttggTACTCTTCAGGCAGAAGGTTTCGTTGAATTATTGCATGAGATTGAGTGGATTTACTACTCTAAGTACTCTAAGGAAAAACAATTTGAGGATGAATATTCTTTCATAGGGTGAAACTCTATACCAAACTACGATACTTATTTTGATGAAGATAACCTAGTAGATGAGATAACtatatttattgaaaacatagaaaatttagaaaaagaaaatgctgaTGAAGTTTTGAAGTATGAAgatcaattttttaaacaattaactatattgattttcttggagttgaggattttttttcaaaattctcctatgcaaatgttttttttttttttttggatttgataTGTGAGAATGAAACTTAATTTTGGAGTATAAgatattcaatattattttatttcgagttGATTaaattaactttaattttttcataatcaTCGGGATGATataacaaaaggaaagaaatattgatCTAATTGAACATCCAAAAGATCGAGTCAAAAAAGTTTAGAATTCGAGAGCTAATTTTCTCCAACCTAGTGAGAATGGTGCAAACCTAAATTGATATGGAGTATCAGTTAATTTCCCCTAAATCACTTCAGAgtaatatcaattatttttctccaaatcatatatatttatgatattagttattttctctcaaatcatatatttatgctaatTCTTGCatcattattaaatatttgatttcaAGTTTAGAagtaattttgattttgattttgacaatatttttagtaggattcttatttatttatgtatttatttctcatataataatttagaaaatttttcataatttcaaattttgcaaCTATTTAAATCTGGCTTGTgggttttataaaataattttgaattttaatattaatcaataattttcaaaattattttccctATGTTTTAGACGATTATCTTGTCTTACCCATTTTCTAATGTAACTAACCTTAGAATTTTATTACCATGTTGAATTTCTTGGAATtcatgatttctttttttcactCGATGCCCTTGAGTTCAAACAAGAAGTTGTGGAGATGCTGATTCGAGACTCATAGCCTCATAGCGTTACAAattatagtctatataaataataaatatataaaaccaattgaaatgtataatttatatataaataaatataactaaAAGAACAGCATATACTTTGGAAACAATCCTATTGGAAAACAAGCTACGGGTGATTGGTTAGATGAGTGGGGGAGGGCGTTGTGGGTGCACGTAGCAAGATTTTGTGGGGTCTCTCACTGCTAAAGCTAGGGCTATTCATCCGGGCCGGATTTTCAGCTTGGATTCCGGTTTCGATTTTCGGCTCGGGTCAAATCCAGGCCGGCATCCGGATTTAAAAAATCGGATTAATCCGGTACGAATACCGAATTTTAAATCCGGATccgggtttaaaaaaaaaaaaaaacccctacTTCTAGTTCTagcgcctctctctctctctctctctctctctctctctctctctctctctctctctctctcatcccttCAAGCGCTAGCGCTTTTGTTTTATCCCTAACTTGAATCTGATCACGCATCTCACGATCATCTCCTTTTGATCGCGCGATTCACCAAAAGGTGGAAGTGCTTTTAGATCCAGGGATTATAACGTATTTCCATTTGGTTATGTTTCATTTCTTCCCTCTGTTGTGTTCtctatttgttgattttggattttttttttttttttaaaatatgagaaTGCTTGAATGTTTGAAGAgtatttttatgtagatttgtttgaatgtttgaagAGTATTCTGTTAGCTGCAAAATGTTAGAGCCGTGGGTAAtgagttattattatttagaataATGGGTTTAGATCTGATTGAGGACGTTGTAGCCAAAGTCTCcatctttgatttttttcagtACTCTGTTTTTTCTGTTGATTACGTGGTTTGAACTACTCCACCACATGAGTTGGCCACGTTACTTCAACAACGAAAATTCTATTGGACCAAAAGGTCCTGAATCGATCATAAGAAAGTATTGATTATATAAATAGCACAAAACGTTATTAGGTGAGGCACAAGAAGCATAAAGGTTTTCTCAATCCCTCATACAATCTGAATCCTAAATTATAATCTCTGTAAGTCCTCAAATCAAGCAAGTTAGAAACATGATTTACGGCATGCTTAggtaatgagatgaaatgaaaaattgtgatgattatatatatagtattaaaatagtttaaattaggatattttattgaatttttaaaaaagagagacaAAGTTGAATTAGTCAAAGGAGCATTTTCCATGCTATATAACAAATcccatgttttaattttttctcaacACATagattctttctattttttaaaataattattataatatttatacacactatagatgaagaaattgaagTACTATTTGGATCAAATTTGTCTTAATCTTGAAAGTCTTAAGTGGGAGAGAGATACGTTAACACATAAAGTAGACATCACAGCTAAGAGGCCTCCAAGCCAGAAGGCtgaaaaagaaatggagagaCATAGGTAAAGAATCATAATGTAGTGAGTTTAATGAGGTCCTAAGCCACTGAGCGCTAATAAAAAGACATCGATGATGAAGAGAAGCGAACAGTTAATCAAGGGCAGTAAAGTGTATAGTTTGATGCATAATTTACTCTACTTTTAGTGTACCTAGAaaacattagaaaataatttttattggtaCTCTGAAAATGTTATTGAACTTACCAAAGTTGTCTATATTTGATATGGATCTAGCTACCCCAATTgtatattaaatgatatataCGTTGCTATTTTGTAATTCGGCCCCTACAGAGCAACTTTTAAGGTGAATATTCAATGACATGTTTTTAGATGGCCGTAACTTGTGGCTTTTTCCAATTGTCAAAGTACTATCAGTTGTTAATCAGCTTAGATAAATGACATGTATAGTGTGTTATACTATAGTCTTTTTaagtctttcttttttcaataagATACGACTTTCTTACAAGCATGGAACCTCAAGATTTTCTAGAACGACTAGagcttattttttcattttatacaaAAGTAATGTTGAGATTTTAGTCTATTTTTCTTCAGGCTTTTCATGACTTGCTTAATTATTAGCAAGAGGAGTTCTTGTTAAGTTGAGAAATCTGAAATTTAGTTTCGTATGATGTTCATTAGGTGAGTCAATATTTTGACTATGAAGATCCAAATGGAACAGTGAAGGAGATCTGGATCTGGCATAGTGCAAAATCTCTTTCTTATTGAACTGATGATAATACAATgacttgtaattttgtattttgcaaTGTAATTAAGTactaaataatgtaatatgaagTGGGTTGTATTATGTGATAcatgcattttatattataaatactgaatttctattttttagatgcatttagttaaaaagaaaattagttttctatattaaaaaaaaaacatgtttttcaaatgtaatagaatataggctttagatttttttttttttttttaaattgcttTACAACATctatttctggaaaaaaaaaattaatagtatATAACCtttgttgaaaataaaaaaaaattccaaatagAGCTCGAAATCTGGATTCATCCAGATTTTGGCTCGGGTCATAACCCGGGTGTATCTGGGTCAAAATTTGGCCCGTATTTAGAATTTAGATTTTCGACTGAGTATACTCGGATAACAGGTCTGAAATCCGGATGAACAGGACTAGCTAAAGCTGCCATTttgaccaaaaagaaaaaaaaaaacttcgtGGGGGCCTCTCACCGCTACTTGCTCTTTTATTATTGGACAAAACGGACAATATATATGAGAGGATGTTGCAGTCAATGTGCTTTCTTCCACACTTATACCTTTACCTCCTTTTTCGGATCAATGGCAAACTGAACGAATCACATTCGGATTCTTACTCAAAATtagttgtaaataattttttaattgtaataaattgactacaaaaatcttttttttttttttttgtattgtcAGTGAGGCCCACTTTCGAAGTAATTTTGTCAAGAAAATCAAAGTAATTAAAGAGTTAATATGTAGTATAAATGCTATGGAAAGTtttaaaatgttgaataaagAGATCATCAAATCTATTATATATCCAAATAAATGTAGACAAACTACACAAGACATGAAGAGACAATCACCCTGAAaaacagatttaaaaaaaaaaaaatagagagagagaaatagttaaatatattttatgcggagtagttaaatatatagaaatagtaataataaaataaaataaaaaattcttataataaaatatataaaagataggaaatgagattttttttttttttttaaacaagtaagattgaaaagaaaattatagaaagctaaaatttagaaaaaaatgatagaaaatctGATAAAACTGCTCTTTTTTTTAAGTGTAATTAAAGCAGTCCAATCACTCCGAGGCCACCCATGTGAAcccaaatacttttaaaaaattaatttcatggCGTAGAGTTGACATGACCACAACAAACACAGCCTACACAAAGGACACGAGTGTTTTATCAGAAACGCATGCAAAAGTTCCGGGAATAtctgctttttctttttgttctcgACACATTTGGGTGGTTACGAAGGGATAGACTTTTAAGCGATTCTGTAGCCATTTGACATGATACCATTCTAttcatctttctttcatttatgtaCGTACGATTTCTTATTCATATTTAACATTGAAATTTCCTTGGCAATGAggaatgtataaatatataggaGCTGGCTATTTGCCGTATAAGTAGCACcgttctatttaattttttttttcttttcataattttttttaatatattcaaatatattttaaaaataaaaaaaaatatattaatatatttaaaatcacttcatTAACCATTAAGTATACTTAAGCGGTACACATTGGGCGGCAAAGTAACCTTTTATatatgtgtgcgcgcgcgcaGTGTGTGATCTGCTACCAAAATGAATGCTGCCTCTCGAACCATCAAATTAGGATTCAGCGGCCGGTTTGAAGCCAAACAATATAATTCTTTACTACGTGAGATCATTCAAGTACTTGTGaccctagctatatatatatgagttgtGCGTGATGTTTGGAGTTGAACCTAATTGATGCATGGTGGAGCCCCACAATGAAGAACTGGCACAGTTATGagaatcatatatattatactaggATAACTGGGAAACTCTTGATGTATGTAAATGTCAAGATCAAGCATGGTCATCACGATCATGAAAAACAAATTGTGATCTCTCTGCCGTTTACAGTTTCAAATGACGCATAGCAAACACCAAAAACAGAGATACTgcgaaaaaagagagaggttgGCTGCAGTGGCGGCAATGGTGTTCGCTTTACCTCAGACTTGTGGTATCAGTGGAAAAAAATAGGCTAAGTCGACACAAATAGTCTTCAACATAGTGCTGCATGCTTTCAGTCATGCCAACAAAGAAGCATAACTACACATCTCCTGATTATGTATAGCCTTCCTTTCTGCTCTTTAAGATACCCTCCAAGCTTTCTGCAAGATACTTTTCTCTTGGAGTCTCTCATTGTTTCACTGCTTATATTCCTTGCAGCAGTGTTTGTGATGGAGCTGGGAAGTGTTTGGGTATAAATAGAGGTTGTGGTCCAAGGCTTCGAAGAAAGTGCACCAAACCCAACTCCCAATTGTTGGATTCCACGCCTCTCCTTCTGTGACTCCTCATCCTCTGTACCAACATTTATATGGGCATCAACCAGCAACAAATGTGGTCAAAGACTCAAAtattaatgagagagagagagagagagagcccgaTTCTAATATTACTGGCAGTGATAGACCGTAGTACTACTCCAGCTTTTCATGGCCATGCTATAAAAACTTAACTACAGGAGTAATCTCGAGAAGAACTCGGATGTTTCCTTGCATGTCGTTTGACTGAACGCTGCAAATTAAGTCTTTTCATGGCCAAGCTATAAAAACTTAACTACAGGAGTAATCTCGAGAAGAAACTCGGATGTTTCCTTGCATGTCGTTTGACTGCATGCTGCAAATTAAGTGTTCATATCCACAAGTTATTGTGCCGTAATTATT
This is a stretch of genomic DNA from Carya illinoinensis cultivar Pawnee chromosome 3, C.illinoinensisPawnee_v1, whole genome shotgun sequence. It encodes these proteins:
- the LOC122302796 gene encoding small polypeptide DEVIL 3; protein product: MRDSKRKVSCRKLGGYLKEQKGRLYIIRRCVVMLLCWHD